Proteins from one Mycobacterium sp. HUMS_12744610 genomic window:
- the nusA gene encoding transcription termination factor NusA: MNIDMAALHAIEVDRGISVTELLETIKSALLTAYRHTQGHQNDARIEIDRKTGVVRVMARETDEDGNVISEWDDTPEGFGRIAATTARQVMLQRFRDAENERTYGEFSTREGEIVAGVIQRDSRANARGLVVVRIGTETKASEGVIPAAEQVPGESYEHGDRVRCYVVGVTRGSREPLITLSRTHPNLVRKLFSLEVPEIADGSVEIVAVAREAGHRSKIAVRSNVPGLNAKGACIGPMGQRVRNVMSELSGEKIDIIDYDEDPARFVANALSPAKVVSVSIIDQAARAARVVVPDFQLSLAIGKEGQNARLAARLTGWRIDIRGDSPAHAEDQPGPGASRAIGHSG; encoded by the coding sequence ATGAACATCGACATGGCGGCGCTGCATGCCATCGAGGTGGACCGGGGCATCTCGGTCACCGAGCTGCTCGAGACGATCAAATCGGCGCTGCTCACCGCCTATCGGCACACCCAGGGCCACCAGAACGACGCCCGCATCGAGATCGACCGCAAAACCGGTGTCGTGCGGGTGATGGCCCGCGAGACCGACGAGGACGGCAACGTCATCAGCGAGTGGGACGACACCCCCGAGGGTTTCGGCCGCATCGCGGCCACCACCGCGCGGCAGGTCATGCTGCAGCGTTTCCGCGACGCCGAGAACGAACGCACCTACGGCGAGTTCTCCACCAGGGAGGGCGAGATCGTCGCCGGCGTGATCCAGCGCGACAGCCGGGCCAATGCTCGCGGGCTGGTGGTGGTGCGGATAGGCACCGAGACCAAGGCGTCCGAGGGGGTGATTCCGGCCGCGGAGCAGGTCCCGGGGGAGAGCTACGAGCACGGCGATCGGGTGCGGTGTTACGTGGTCGGCGTGACCCGCGGGTCGCGCGAGCCGCTGATCACGCTGTCGCGGACGCACCCCAACCTGGTACGCAAGCTGTTCTCCCTGGAGGTGCCCGAGATCGCCGACGGGTCGGTGGAGATCGTGGCGGTCGCCCGGGAGGCCGGCCATCGCTCCAAGATCGCGGTGCGGTCGAACGTTCCCGGCCTGAACGCCAAGGGCGCGTGCATCGGCCCGATGGGGCAGCGGGTCCGCAACGTGATGAGCGAGCTGTCCGGGGAGAAGATCGACATCATCGACTACGACGAGGACCCGGCCCGTTTCGTCGCCAACGCGCTGTCCCCGGCGAAGGTCGTCTCGGTGTCGATCATCGACCAGGCCGCCCGCGCCGCCCGCGTGGTGGTGCCCGACTTCCAGCTGTCGCTGGCCATCGGCAAGGAGGGGCAGAACGCGCGGCTGGCCGCCCGGCTCACCGGATGGCGCATCGACATCCGCGGGGATTCGCCGGCGCACGCCGAGGACCAACCCGGTCCGGGTGCCAGCCGGGCGATCGGACATTCGGGCTAG
- a CDS encoding DHH family phosphoesterase produces MRAIDPGTEVVVAPCVDARGRSVDALGAAGLLADAAAIAVISHVHPDADTLGAGLALALALDARGKRVEVSFAAPATLPESLASLPGCHLLVAPDAMRADADLAVTVDVPSAKRLGGLCGLATSAPQLLVIDHHASNEMFGTANFVDQSADSTTMMVADLFDAWGQPIDRDIAHCIYAGLTTDTGSFRWASARALRLAARLVEAGVDNATISRTLMDTHPFVWLPLLSRVLGSARLLPDAVGGRGLVYAVVENRDWVCSRAEEVESIIDIVRTTQQAEVAAVFKEVEPRQWSVSMRSKDVDLVAVASGFGGGGHRLAAGYSVAGPIDDVVASLRAALG; encoded by the coding sequence GTGAGGGCGATCGATCCCGGGACTGAGGTCGTCGTTGCCCCGTGCGTGGACGCGCGGGGCCGTTCCGTGGACGCGCTCGGCGCGGCCGGGCTGCTGGCGGATGCAGCGGCGATCGCGGTGATCTCCCACGTCCATCCGGACGCCGACACTCTCGGCGCCGGGCTGGCGCTGGCGCTGGCGCTGGATGCGCGCGGCAAGCGCGTCGAGGTCAGCTTCGCCGCGCCGGCCACGCTACCGGAGTCGCTGGCGTCGCTGCCCGGATGCCACCTGCTGGTCGCCCCCGACGCGATGCGAGCCGACGCTGACCTGGCCGTGACCGTCGACGTCCCGAGCGCCAAGAGGCTGGGCGGGTTGTGCGGGCTGGCCACGTCGGCCCCTCAGCTGCTGGTCATCGACCACCACGCCTCCAACGAGATGTTCGGCACCGCGAATTTCGTCGACCAGTCGGCGGATTCCACGACGATGATGGTCGCCGACCTGTTCGACGCGTGGGGCCAACCGATCGACCGGGACATCGCGCACTGCATCTACGCCGGGCTGACCACCGACACCGGGTCGTTCCGCTGGGCCAGCGCCCGCGCGCTGCGGCTGGCGGCCCGGCTGGTGGAGGCTGGGGTGGACAACGCCACTATCAGCCGGACGCTGATGGACACCCATCCGTTCGTGTGGCTGCCGCTGCTGTCGCGGGTGCTGGGCTCGGCGCGGTTGCTGCCCGACGCGGTCGGCGGCCGGGGGCTGGTGTATGCGGTCGTCGAGAACAGGGATTGGGTGTGCTCGCGGGCCGAGGAGGTCGAGAGCATCATCGACATCGTGCGCACCACGCAGCAGGCCGAGGTGGCGGCGGTCTTCAAGGAGGTCGAGCCGCGGCAGTGGTCGGTGTCGATGCGGTCCAAGGACGTGGATCTGGTCGCGGTCGCGTCCGGCTTCGGCGGCGGCGGTCACCGGTTGGCGGCCGGCTACTCGGTCGCGGGCCCGATCGACGATGTGGTGGCGTCGCTGCGTGCCGCCCTCGGCTGA
- a CDS encoding enoyl-CoA hydratase, with product MTDDILLTGTEDRIRTLTLNRPQSRNALSSALRDRFFEALAAAETDDDVDVVIVTGADPVFCAGLDLKELGERSALPDISPRWPSMTKPVIGAINGAAVTGGLELALYCDILIASERARFADTHARVGLLPTWGLSVRLPQKVGVGVARRMSMTGDYLSAADALRAGLVTEVVPHEQLLSTARAVAASIVGNNQGAVRALLASYHRIDEDQTSPGLWLEAMAARQYRTTGEDIAANREAVLQRGRAQVR from the coding sequence ATGACCGACGACATCCTGCTGACCGGCACCGAAGACCGAATCCGCACCCTGACCCTCAACCGGCCGCAGTCGCGCAACGCGCTGTCCTCGGCCTTGCGGGACCGCTTCTTCGAGGCCCTGGCCGCCGCCGAAACCGATGACGACGTCGACGTCGTCATCGTGACCGGGGCCGACCCCGTCTTCTGCGCGGGTCTGGACCTCAAGGAGCTCGGCGAGCGGTCGGCGCTTCCCGACATCTCGCCGCGGTGGCCGTCGATGACCAAACCGGTGATCGGGGCGATCAACGGTGCCGCGGTCACCGGTGGGCTGGAGCTGGCGCTGTACTGCGACATCCTGATCGCCTCGGAGCGCGCGCGCTTCGCCGACACGCACGCCCGCGTCGGCCTGCTCCCCACGTGGGGGCTGAGCGTGCGGTTGCCGCAGAAGGTGGGCGTCGGAGTGGCCCGGCGCATGAGCATGACCGGTGACTACCTGTCAGCCGCCGACGCGCTGCGCGCCGGGCTGGTGACCGAGGTGGTGCCGCACGAGCAGCTGCTGAGCACCGCCCGGGCCGTGGCGGCGTCCATCGTCGGCAACAACCAGGGCGCGGTGCGGGCGTTGCTGGCGTCCTACCACCGGATCGACGAGGACCAGACCAGCCCGGGCCTGTGGCTGGAAGCCATGGCGGCCAGGCAATACCGGACCACCGGCGAGGACATCGCCGCCAACCGCGAGGCGGTGCTGCAGCGCGGGCGCGCCCAGGTGCGCTAG
- the rimP gene encoding ribosome maturation factor RimP, which yields MTTGLPSQTQVIELLGGEFARAGFEIEDVVIDTRARPPRITVVADGDTAPDLDTIAALSRSASALLDGLDNAGDRYVLEVSSPGVERPLTSAKHFRRARGRKVEATLSDGSRLTGRVGETCEDAVALVVRDGRSLTVREIPLAEIVNAVVQVEFSPPSRAELDLAVKDLAGTDRARRTEAEA from the coding sequence GTGACCACCGGGCTACCTTCGCAGACGCAGGTGATCGAGCTGCTCGGTGGGGAGTTCGCGCGCGCAGGCTTCGAGATCGAGGATGTGGTCATCGACACCCGGGCGCGCCCGCCGCGGATCACGGTGGTCGCCGACGGCGACACCGCGCCGGACCTCGACACGATAGCGGCCCTGTCGCGTTCGGCGTCGGCGTTGCTGGACGGCCTGGACAACGCGGGGGACCGCTATGTGCTCGAGGTCAGTTCGCCCGGGGTCGAGCGCCCGCTGACCAGCGCCAAACACTTTCGCCGCGCCCGCGGCCGCAAGGTCGAGGCGACGTTGTCCGACGGCTCCCGGCTCACCGGCCGGGTCGGCGAGACCTGCGAGGACGCCGTCGCGCTGGTGGTGCGTGACGGCCGCAGCCTGACGGTCCGCGAGATCCCCCTCGCCGAGATCGTGAACGCGGTGGTGCAGGTGGAGTTCTCCCCGCCGAGCCGGGCCGAGCTGGACCTGGCCGTGAAGGATCTGGCCGGGACGGATCGGGCCCGCAGGACGGAGGCCGAAGCATGA
- a CDS encoding YlxR family protein, with protein MIQRKPSAPEASWAHRSTDGPVRTCVGCRKRELAVDLLRVVAVSTGNGSYAVTVDAGNSLPGRGAWLHPDPQCIQQAVRRRAFTRSLRIAGSPDTTAVVEYSNALGPPANRTGSKNMSTP; from the coding sequence GTGATCCAGCGCAAGCCTTCGGCCCCCGAAGCCAGCTGGGCGCACAGAAGTACCGATGGACCGGTGCGGACGTGCGTCGGGTGCCGAAAGCGAGAGTTGGCCGTCGACCTGCTTCGAGTGGTGGCTGTGTCCACGGGGAACGGTTCCTACGCCGTGACCGTTGACGCGGGCAATAGCCTGCCGGGCCGGGGTGCGTGGCTGCATCCCGACCCGCAGTGCATCCAACAGGCGGTGCGGCGGCGAGCTTTCACCAGATCGCTGCGCATCGCCGGTTCACCGGATACCACCGCGGTGGTCGAGTACTCCAATGCACTCGGCCCCCCGGCAAACAGAACAGGTAGCAAGAACATGAGCACACCGTGA
- a CDS encoding type II toxin-antitoxin system Phd/YefM family antitoxin: MTATEVKAKILALLDEVAVGGEIEITKHGRAIARLVPAPGSHALKGRLSGVAMTAADEDQLFTTGASWNAS, encoded by the coding sequence ATGACCGCTACCGAGGTGAAGGCCAAGATCCTTGCGTTGCTTGACGAAGTGGCGGTAGGCGGGGAAATCGAGATCACAAAACACGGCCGAGCGATAGCCCGTCTAGTACCAGCGCCCGGGTCCCATGCTCTCAAAGGTCGGTTGTCGGGAGTGGCGATGACGGCCGCCGACGAAGACCAACTCTTCACCACCGGGGCATCCTGGAACGCCTCATGA
- a CDS encoding ferritin-like domain-containing protein — protein MTTPKRAPADPTAKNGDDAALCDALAVEHSTIYGYGIVSALSPPGVNNLVVDGLTEHRQRRDDVIAMLDARKVNAPVPAAGYQLPMVVASPADAARLAVRMESDCATAWRVVVERAETADDRAFASTALTQSAVMASRWNRVLNAWPITTAFPGGDE, from the coding sequence GTGACGACGCCGAAGCGCGCCCCCGCCGACCCCACCGCCAAGAACGGCGACGACGCGGCTCTGTGCGACGCTCTCGCCGTCGAACACTCCACCATCTACGGCTACGGCATCGTCTCGGCGCTATCGCCTCCCGGCGTCAACAATCTGGTGGTGGACGGCCTGACCGAGCATCGCCAGCGCCGCGACGACGTCATCGCGATGCTCGATGCGCGTAAGGTCAACGCTCCGGTCCCCGCGGCCGGCTACCAGTTGCCCATGGTGGTGGCCAGCCCGGCGGATGCGGCCCGCCTGGCGGTGCGGATGGAGAGCGACTGCGCGACCGCGTGGCGTGTGGTCGTCGAGCGCGCCGAGACGGCGGACGACCGCGCGTTCGCCTCCACGGCCCTGACGCAGAGCGCGGTGATGGCCTCCAGGTGGAACCGGGTGCTCAACGCCTGGCCCATCACGACGGCCTTCCCGGGCGGGGACGAATAG
- a CDS encoding proline--tRNA ligase, translating to MITRMSELFLRTLRDDPADAEVPSHRLLIRAGYVRPVAPGLYSWLPLGLRVLRNIERVVREEMNAIGGQEILFPALLPRTPYETTNRWTEYGDSVFRLQDRRGHDYLLGPTHEELFTLTVKGEYNSYKDLPLVLYQIQNKYRDEARPRAGILRVREFLMKDSYSFDVDDAGLEAAYRAHREAYQRIFARLRVRYVIVSATSGAMGGSASEEFLAESPVGEDTFVRCLESGYAANVEAVITPRPEPPPADVVAGLPEAQVHDTGDTPTIASLVEWANNAGLGRTVTAADTLKNVLLKVREPGGDWELLAIGLPGDREVDEKRLGAALEPAEHALLDDTDFARYPFLVKGYIGPKGLCENKVRYLVDPRVVEGTSWITGADEPGRHVVGLVAGRDFTADGTIEAAEVRDGDPSPDGAGPLVSARGIEIGHIFQLGRKYTDAFALDVLGEDGRPVRVTMGSYGIGVSRLVAVIAEQHHDELGLRWPSAVSPFDVHLVIANKDEAARAGATALAAELDRLGVEVLLDDRTASPGVKFKDAELLGVPRVVVVGRGWGDGVVELRDRFTGQTRELAAKESLAGEIAAVLSS from the coding sequence GTGATCACCCGGATGTCCGAGCTGTTCCTGCGCACCCTGCGTGATGATCCCGCCGATGCCGAAGTCCCGAGCCACAGGCTGCTGATCCGCGCCGGATACGTGCGGCCCGTCGCGCCCGGGCTGTACAGCTGGCTGCCGCTGGGACTGCGGGTGCTGCGCAACATCGAACGCGTCGTCCGCGAGGAGATGAACGCGATCGGCGGGCAGGAGATCCTGTTCCCGGCGCTGCTGCCACGCACGCCGTACGAGACGACGAACCGCTGGACCGAGTACGGCGACAGCGTGTTCCGGCTGCAGGACCGCCGCGGCCACGACTACCTGCTGGGCCCGACCCACGAGGAGCTGTTCACCCTCACCGTCAAGGGCGAATACAACTCCTACAAAGACCTGCCGCTGGTGCTCTACCAGATCCAGAACAAGTACCGGGACGAGGCGCGACCGCGGGCCGGCATCCTGCGCGTCCGGGAGTTCCTGATGAAGGACTCCTACTCCTTCGACGTCGACGACGCCGGGCTCGAGGCCGCCTACCGCGCGCATCGGGAGGCCTACCAGCGCATCTTCGCCCGGCTGCGGGTGCGCTACGTCATCGTGTCCGCGACCTCGGGAGCGATGGGCGGCAGCGCCTCCGAGGAGTTCCTGGCCGAGAGCCCGGTCGGCGAGGACACCTTCGTGCGGTGCCTGGAGTCCGGTTACGCGGCCAACGTCGAGGCCGTGATCACCCCCCGGCCCGAGCCGCCTCCCGCCGACGTCGTGGCCGGCCTGCCCGAGGCGCAGGTCCACGACACCGGCGACACCCCGACCATCGCGAGCCTGGTGGAGTGGGCCAACAACGCCGGCCTCGGCCGCACCGTCACCGCGGCCGATACGCTGAAGAACGTCTTGCTCAAGGTTCGCGAGCCCGGCGGCGACTGGGAGCTGCTGGCCATCGGGCTGCCCGGCGACCGCGAGGTCGACGAAAAGCGGCTGGGCGCGGCCCTCGAGCCCGCCGAGCACGCACTGCTCGACGACACCGATTTCGCCCGGTACCCGTTCCTGGTGAAGGGTTATATAGGACCGAAGGGTTTGTGCGAGAACAAGGTTCGCTACCTGGTCGATCCGCGGGTGGTCGAGGGCACCAGCTGGATCACCGGGGCCGACGAGCCCGGGCGCCATGTCGTGGGCCTGGTGGCCGGCCGGGACTTCACCGCCGACGGCACCATCGAGGCCGCCGAGGTGCGCGACGGCGACCCGTCGCCCGACGGGGCCGGACCGCTGGTCTCCGCGCGGGGCATCGAAATCGGGCACATCTTCCAACTCGGCCGCAAATACACCGATGCCTTCGCCCTCGACGTGCTCGGCGAGGACGGCAGGCCCGTGCGGGTGACGATGGGTTCCTACGGCATCGGGGTGTCGCGGCTGGTCGCCGTCATCGCCGAGCAGCACCACGACGAGCTGGGGTTGCGCTGGCCGTCGGCGGTGTCGCCCTTCGACGTCCACCTGGTGATCGCCAACAAAGACGAAGCGGCCCGGGCCGGGGCCACCGCGCTGGCCGCCGAGCTCGATCGGCTGGGCGTGGAGGTGCTGCTCGACGACCGAACGGCATCCCCCGGCGTGAAGTTCAAGGACGCCGAGTTGCTGGGGGTGCCGCGGGTCGTCGTCGTCGGGCGGGGCTGGGGAGACGGCGTGGTCGAGCTGCGCGACCGCTTCACGGGGCAGACCCGCGAGCTGGCGGCCAAAGAATCGCTGGCCGGCGAGATCGCAGCGGTACTGAGCTCCTGA
- the infB gene encoding translation initiation factor IF-2 produces MAGKARVHELAKELGVTSKEVLARLNEQGEFVKSASSTVEAPVARRLRESFGGGKPAPDKGAAKAPAKGPDKSLDQALDKAISKSVGNGAAAPAPARPEVPAAQAPQAPPAATPRPAAPTPGRPPAPAPKPSAPGQQPGQSGPHPGGATPGPRPGPAPKPGVRTPRVGNNPFSSAQPVDRPIPRPVAPRPGAPRPGAPRPGASPGNMPPRPGGAAGGPRPPRTGAPRPGGARPGGGRSDGGGGNYRGGGAGGGVGAAPGAGGGFRGRPGGGGGGGRPGQRGGAAGAFGRPGGAPRRGRKSKRAKRAEYENMQAPVVGGVRLPHGNGETIRLARGASLSDFAEKIDANPAALVQALFNLGEMVTATQSVGDETLELLGSEMNYNVQVVSPEDEDRELLESFDLTYGEDEGGEEDLQVRPPVVTVMGHVDHGKTRLLDTIRQANVREGEAGGITQHIGAYQVTVEHDGVERPITFIDTPGHEAFTAMRARGAKATDIAIVVVAADDGVMPQTVEAINHAQAADVPIVVAVNKIDVEGADPAKIRGQLTEYGLVAEEFGGETMFVDISAKQGTNIEQLLEAVLLTADAALDLRANPEMEAQGVAIEAHLDRGRGPVATVLVQRGTLRVGDSVVAGDAYGRVRRMVDEHGEDVEEALPSRPVQVIGFTSVPGAGDNFLVVDEDRIARQIADRRSARKRNALAARSRKRISLEDLDSALKETSQLNLILKGDNAGTVEALEEALMGIQVDDEVALRVIDRGVGGITETNVNLASASDAVIIGFNVRAEGKATELANREGVEIRYYSVIYQAIDEIEKALRGMLKPIYEENELGRAEIRAIFRSSKVGIIAGCMISSGVVRRNAKARLLRDNVVVTENLTINSLRREKDDVTEVREGFECGMTLGYSDIKEGDIIESYELVQKERT; encoded by the coding sequence GTGGCAGGTAAGGCCCGCGTACACGAGTTGGCCAAGGAACTCGGTGTCACCAGCAAGGAAGTTCTCGCCCGGCTGAACGAACAGGGCGAATTCGTCAAATCCGCGTCGTCGACCGTGGAGGCGCCGGTTGCCCGCCGGCTCCGGGAGTCCTTCGGCGGCGGGAAGCCGGCCCCCGACAAGGGCGCGGCCAAGGCGCCCGCCAAGGGCCCCGACAAATCGCTCGACCAGGCCCTCGACAAGGCGATCAGCAAGTCCGTCGGCAACGGCGCGGCCGCACCGGCGCCCGCCAGGCCGGAGGTCCCCGCGGCCCAGGCGCCGCAGGCCCCGCCCGCCGCAACCCCGCGGCCGGCGGCGCCGACCCCCGGACGCCCGCCGGCCCCGGCGCCCAAGCCGTCGGCGCCCGGACAGCAACCCGGCCAGTCGGGGCCGCACCCCGGTGGTGCGACGCCGGGGCCGCGCCCCGGGCCCGCGCCCAAGCCCGGCGTGCGCACCCCGCGCGTCGGCAACAACCCGTTCTCCTCGGCCCAGCCCGTCGACCGGCCCATCCCGCGTCCGGTGGCGCCCCGCCCCGGGGCGCCCCGGCCCGGAGCGCCCCGGCCGGGTGCTTCGCCCGGCAACATGCCCCCGCGTCCCGGCGGGGCCGCCGGTGGGCCCCGCCCGCCGCGGACCGGCGCACCCCGGCCCGGAGGCGCTCGCCCCGGGGGCGGCCGCTCTGACGGTGGCGGCGGCAACTACCGCGGCGGTGGCGCGGGCGGTGGCGTCGGTGCCGCACCCGGCGCCGGCGGCGGTTTCCGCGGCCGTCCGGGTGGTGGCGGCGGTGGCGGCCGTCCGGGCCAGCGCGGCGGCGCGGCCGGCGCGTTCGGCCGTCCCGGTGGCGCACCCCGGCGCGGCCGCAAGTCCAAGCGGGCGAAACGCGCCGAGTACGAGAACATGCAGGCGCCGGTCGTCGGCGGTGTGCGGCTGCCGCACGGCAACGGCGAGACGATCCGGCTGGCCCGCGGCGCGTCGCTGTCCGACTTCGCCGAGAAGATCGACGCCAACCCGGCCGCGCTGGTGCAGGCGCTGTTCAACCTCGGTGAGATGGTGACGGCCACGCAGTCGGTGGGCGACGAGACGCTCGAGCTGCTGGGCAGCGAGATGAACTACAACGTTCAGGTCGTCAGTCCCGAGGACGAGGACCGCGAGCTGCTGGAGTCCTTCGACCTGACCTACGGCGAGGACGAGGGTGGCGAGGAGGACCTGCAGGTCCGGCCCCCCGTGGTCACCGTCATGGGCCACGTCGACCACGGTAAGACGCGGCTGCTGGACACGATCCGGCAGGCCAACGTCCGCGAGGGCGAGGCCGGCGGCATCACGCAGCACATCGGCGCCTACCAGGTGACGGTCGAGCACGACGGCGTGGAGCGGCCGATCACCTTCATCGACACCCCGGGCCACGAGGCGTTCACCGCCATGCGGGCCCGCGGCGCCAAGGCCACCGACATCGCGATCGTGGTGGTGGCCGCCGACGACGGCGTCATGCCGCAGACGGTGGAGGCCATCAACCACGCGCAGGCCGCCGACGTGCCGATCGTGGTGGCGGTCAACAAGATCGACGTCGAGGGCGCCGACCCGGCCAAGATTCGCGGGCAGCTCACCGAATACGGTTTGGTGGCTGAGGAATTCGGCGGCGAGACGATGTTCGTCGACATCTCGGCCAAGCAGGGCACCAACATCGAGCAGTTGCTCGAGGCGGTGTTGCTGACCGCCGACGCCGCCCTGGACCTGCGGGCCAACCCCGAGATGGAGGCCCAGGGCGTGGCGATCGAGGCGCACCTGGACCGCGGTCGGGGGCCGGTGGCCACGGTGCTGGTGCAACGCGGCACGCTGCGCGTCGGCGACTCGGTGGTCGCCGGCGACGCCTACGGCCGGGTCCGCCGCATGGTCGACGAGCACGGCGAGGACGTCGAGGAGGCGCTGCCGTCGCGTCCGGTGCAGGTCATCGGCTTCACGTCGGTGCCCGGCGCCGGGGACAACTTCCTGGTCGTCGACGAGGACCGCATCGCCCGCCAGATCGCCGACCGGCGCAGCGCGCGTAAGCGCAACGCCCTGGCCGCGCGCTCCCGCAAGCGGATCAGCCTGGAGGACCTGGACTCGGCGCTGAAGGAAACCAGCCAGCTGAACCTGATCCTCAAGGGCGACAACGCCGGTACCGTCGAGGCGCTGGAAGAGGCCCTGATGGGGATTCAGGTGGACGACGAGGTGGCGCTGCGCGTCATCGACCGCGGCGTCGGTGGCATCACCGAGACCAACGTCAACCTGGCGTCGGCCTCGGACGCGGTGATCATCGGGTTCAACGTGCGCGCCGAGGGCAAGGCGACCGAGCTCGCCAACCGCGAGGGTGTGGAGATCCGCTACTACTCGGTGATCTACCAGGCGATCGACGAGATCGAGAAGGCCCTGCGCGGCATGCTCAAGCCGATCTACGAGGAGAACGAGCTGGGCCGCGCGGAGATTCGCGCGATCTTCCGGTCCTCCAAGGTGGGCATCATCGCGGGCTGCATGATCAGCTCCGGGGTGGTTCGCCGCAACGCCAAGGCCCGCCTGTTGCGCGACAACGTCGTGGTCACCGAGAACCTCACGATCAACTCGCTGCGCCGGGAGAAGGACGACGTGACCGAGGTCCGCGAGGGCTTCGAGTGCGGTATGACGCTCGGCTATTCCGACATCAAGGAAGGCGACATCATCGAGTCCTACGAGCTGGTGCAGAAGGAACGGACCTGA